The following coding sequences lie in one Peribacillus frigoritolerans genomic window:
- a CDS encoding CaiB/BaiF CoA transferase family protein, translating into MTLLTHLKVLDFSTLLPGPYATLMLADLGADVLKVERPGAKDSWGVNQYLNRSKKSITLDLKQSESIESVKNLVKEYDIVIEQFRPGVMERLGLGYEALKSINPKLIYCSITGFGQTGPYKDRPGHDINYISIAGLSGYSGTKKGGPAKNGTQIADLAGGSLHAVIGILSAVIHRERTGFGQAIDISMTDCSFALNAISAPLNLQGGLELEPEKMMLNGGSFYDFYETKDGRHFSVGSLEPPFRKALCEAIGAPELYDLSMKSDEESGIRFKTAIRLAFLERDFHEWQEIFADFEACAEPVLTFTEAAEHPQLKERGMIVEVPDGKGNVQKQIACPFKTSVFTPEYKHTGLRPGQNNAEILRTPNR; encoded by the coding sequence ATGACCTTATTGACTCATTTAAAAGTATTGGACTTTTCAACGTTACTGCCAGGCCCATATGCCACTTTGATGCTTGCGGATTTAGGAGCGGATGTATTGAAGGTAGAGAGGCCGGGAGCAAAGGATTCATGGGGTGTGAACCAATATCTTAATAGATCGAAGAAGTCGATCACACTGGATTTAAAACAATCTGAGTCAATCGAATCTGTAAAAAACCTAGTGAAGGAATACGATATCGTCATTGAACAATTCCGTCCAGGTGTCATGGAACGTCTGGGACTGGGGTATGAGGCATTAAAATCGATCAATCCAAAGCTGATTTACTGTTCCATCACGGGATTCGGCCAGACTGGTCCCTATAAAGACCGACCGGGACATGATATCAATTATATTTCAATTGCAGGCTTATCAGGCTATTCCGGTACGAAAAAGGGCGGACCGGCAAAAAACGGAACCCAAATAGCAGATCTTGCCGGAGGCTCATTGCATGCTGTTATCGGTATATTATCTGCAGTCATTCACAGGGAAAGAACGGGATTCGGCCAAGCCATCGACATCAGCATGACCGACTGCAGTTTTGCCTTGAATGCCATATCCGCACCTTTGAATTTACAAGGGGGCCTCGAGCTTGAACCAGAAAAAATGATGTTAAACGGAGGATCCTTTTATGACTTTTACGAAACGAAAGATGGACGCCATTTTTCGGTAGGGAGCCTTGAGCCCCCATTTCGAAAAGCATTATGCGAAGCAATCGGTGCACCCGAATTGTATGACCTCAGCATGAAAAGCGATGAAGAAAGCGGAATTAGATTTAAAACGGCCATCCGACTGGCTTTCCTTGAAAGAGATTTTCATGAATGGCAGGAAATATTCGCTGATTTCGAGGCCTGTGCAGAACCAGTGCTGACCTTCACCGAAGCGGCCGAACACCCCCAATTGAAGGAAAGGGGAATGATCGTCGAGGTACCTGACGGAAAAGGAAATGTCCAGAAGCAAATCGCCTGCCCATTCAAAACATCGGTTTTCACCCCTGAATATAAACATACAGGCTTGAGGCCAGGACAAAACAACGCAGAAATTCTTCGCACCCCCAATCGCTAA
- a CDS encoding amino acid permease codes for MIPKQENDILHPPKQEEQGLKRGLKSRHLTMISIGGAIGTGLFLSSGAAIHTAGPGGALLAYALVGAMVYFVMTSLGELAAFMPTSGSFSTYGSKFVDPAFGFALGWTYWFNWSMTIAAELAASTMIMKFWFPNSPSLLWSSSFLVLIFLLNYLSVKGYGEGEYWFSFIKVTAIVIFIIVGLLMIVGIMGGEAVGFKNFTVDEAPFPGGFMGVFIVFIAAGFSFQGTEIVGVAAGESEDPARNIPKAIKSVFWRILLFYVFAIFVIGLLIPYTNPSLQGDNVMVSPFTLIFEKAGVAFAASLMNAVILTAVLSAGNSSLYASTRMLYSMAKDGQAPRIFAKLNKRGVPVAGMILTCSIGMLAFLASVFGDGKVYIWLMNAIGITGFIFWLGISISHYRFRKAFIAQGHSLEKLPYKALWFPIGPIFAILIGMIVILSQNIQAFFSDQIDWGSVIAAYLGIPLFLGLWFGYKLIRKTKFVKLDEVEFDFDKKYE; via the coding sequence ATGATACCAAAACAAGAAAATGACATCTTGCATCCTCCAAAGCAAGAAGAACAAGGATTAAAGCGCGGTTTAAAATCCCGCCATTTAACGATGATTTCCATTGGAGGGGCTATTGGCACCGGGCTGTTCCTCAGCAGCGGGGCAGCCATTCATACAGCTGGGCCAGGCGGAGCATTACTTGCTTATGCCTTAGTTGGGGCAATGGTGTACTTTGTGATGACGAGCTTAGGGGAATTGGCAGCATTCATGCCGACAAGCGGCTCTTTCAGTACCTATGGGTCGAAGTTCGTCGATCCGGCATTTGGATTTGCCTTGGGATGGACGTATTGGTTCAATTGGTCGATGACGATAGCTGCAGAGTTGGCAGCCTCGACAATGATCATGAAATTCTGGTTTCCGAATAGTCCATCATTGTTGTGGAGTTCATCATTCTTGGTGCTCATTTTCCTATTGAACTATTTATCCGTTAAAGGATATGGTGAAGGGGAATACTGGTTTTCCTTCATAAAAGTCACGGCCATCGTTATTTTTATAATCGTCGGGCTGCTAATGATCGTCGGCATTATGGGCGGCGAAGCAGTAGGTTTTAAAAACTTCACCGTCGATGAGGCTCCTTTCCCGGGTGGGTTCATGGGTGTCTTCATTGTATTCATAGCGGCTGGCTTTTCTTTTCAAGGTACTGAAATTGTCGGTGTTGCTGCCGGTGAGAGTGAAGATCCAGCAAGGAATATACCGAAGGCCATTAAAAGTGTATTCTGGAGAATCCTGCTCTTTTACGTATTTGCAATCTTCGTAATAGGACTGCTTATCCCTTATACGAATCCAAGTTTACAAGGTGATAACGTCATGGTAAGTCCATTCACACTCATTTTTGAAAAAGCTGGAGTGGCCTTTGCTGCTTCGCTTATGAATGCCGTCATTTTAACAGCAGTATTATCTGCAGGTAACTCCAGTCTATATGCATCTACGCGTATGTTATATTCAATGGCAAAAGATGGACAAGCACCGCGTATTTTTGCAAAACTTAATAAACGCGGAGTACCGGTTGCAGGCATGATTTTGACATGTTCCATCGGCATGCTTGCCTTTTTAGCCTCCGTATTCGGTGATGGTAAAGTGTATATTTGGTTAATGAATGCCATTGGAATTACAGGATTCATCTTTTGGCTGGGCATTTCCATCAGCCATTACCGTTTCCGGAAAGCATTCATCGCTCAAGGCCATTCATTGGAGAAGCTGCCATATAAGGCATTATGGTTCCCGATAGGTCCGATCTTTGCCATATTAATTGGCATGATCGTCATCCTGTCCCAAAATATCCAAGCCTTTTTCTCAGACCAGATCGATTGGGGCAGTGTTATAGCAGCATACCTGGGAATCCCGCTTTTCCTTGGTCTATGGTTTGGCTATAAACTGATAAGAAAAACTAAATTCGTTAAACTTGATGAAGTCGAATTTGACTTTGACAAAAAATATGAATGA